A genomic window from Glycine max cultivar Williams 82 chromosome 17, Glycine_max_v4.0, whole genome shotgun sequence includes:
- the LOC100789110 gene encoding clathrin interactor EPSIN 1 isoform X2, translating to MDFMKVFDQTVREIKREVNLKVLKVPEIEQKVLDATDNEPWGPHGTVLAEISQATKKFTECQMIMNVLWTRLGETGKDWRYVYKALAVIEYLVAHGSERAVDDIIEHTFQISALSSFEYVEPSGKDVGLNVRKKAENIVSLLNDKDKIHEVRNKAAANRDKYIGVSSSGITYKSGSASSYGSGSSFQSSGKYGGFGSRDGDRFNDSYRDKGSYEEEKDYQGKSHHATAGDNQENSFKKGSARSASKSQENKSSRVSKSSTNANNYGSVPSQSSSVPANSTEDDMDDFDPRGTSTKTSAGNSNQVDLFGQDLIGDLMDAPTSVPVEKAATSNVPEVDLFADASFVSAEPHLDKGAISQPQAEVDLFSSQPAIPAVTPTVDLFSIPELAVQPNNKSEKSVPMNNSSIDPFAAVPLNNFDGSDIFGDFTSQSDSVSSQPSNNVVSDGKHDNVTGKSLADSKVSPKKDAFQVKSGVWADSLSRGLIDLNITAPKKVSLVDVGIVGGLSDGSDEREKGPPPSFYMGRAMGSGSGLGMGRSGFTPSQPIAGDDFFSNLGNQQHQFGGFQK from the exons ATGGATTTCATGAAGGTCTTCGATCAAACCGTTCGAGAAAT AAAGAGAGAGGTGAATCTGAAGGTGCTCAAGGTTCCGGAAATCGAACAGAAG GTGCTGGATGCAACTGATAATGAACCTTGGGGTCCTCATGGTACTGTGCTGGCAGAGATTTCACAGGCTACCAAAAAATT TACTGAATGCCAAATGATCATGAATGTCCTTTGGACAAGACTGGGTGAAACTGGAAAAGATTGGCGTTATGTATACAAG GCATTAGCTGTTATAGAATATTTGGTAGCACATGGATCTGAACGTGCGGTTGATGACATTATAGAACATACTTTTCAGATATCT GCACTTTCTAGTTTTGAATATGTCGAACCTAGTGGTAAGGATGTGGGACTCAATGTAAGGAAGAAGGCTGAAAACATTGTGTCGCTTTTGAATGATAAAGATAAGATACATGAAGTCAGAAATAAAGCTGCTGCAAACCGTGACAA GTACATTGGAGTTTCTTCTAGTGGGATCACATACAAGTCTGGGTCAGCCTCCTCTTATGGTAGTGGCAGCAGCTTTCAGAGCAGTGGTAAATATGGAGGCTTTGGATCTAGAGATGGCGACAGGTTTAATGATAGCTATAGAGACAAAGGATcctatgaagaagaaaaagattacCAAGGAAAATCACACCATGCCACCGCAGGTGACAATCAAGAGAATTCCTTCAAGAAGGGTTCTGCTCGCTCTGCCAG CAAAAGTCAGGAGAACAAGTCATCTAGAGTATCAAAGTCATCTACTAATGCAAATAATTATGGTTCAGTTCCTTCTCAAAGTTCAAGTGTACCTGCAAACAGTACTGAGGATGACATGGATGATTTTGATCCAAGAGGAACTTCTACCA AAACTTCAGCCGGAAACTCTAACCAGGTTGATCTCTTTGGACAAGATTTAATCGGTGACCTCATGGATGCTCCAACATCTGTTCCTGTAGAAAAGGCAGCAACTAGTAATGTGCCAGAGGTTGATCTTTTTGCAGATGCATCATTTGTATCAGCAGAACCTCATCTGGATAAAGGAGCCATTTCTCAACCACAG GCTGAGGTTGATCTATTTTCTTCACAACCAGCCATTCCTGCAGTTACACCTACAGTTGACTTGTTTTCCATTCCTGAACTGGCAGTGCAGCCAAACAACAAGTCGGAGAAGTCTGTTCCTATGAATAACAGCTCTATCGATCCCTTTGCTGCTGTTCCTCTTAATAATTTTGATGGATCTGATATTTTTGGTGATTTTACTTCTCAATCTGATTCTGTGTCTTCACAGCCCTCCAATAATGTTGTCAGTGATGGCAAGCATGATAATGTGACTGGTAAATCTTTAGCAGACTCTAAAGTTTCCCCTAAAAAGGATGCTTTTCAGGTGAAGTCTGGCGTCTGGGCTGATTCACTAAGCCGTGGACTGATTGATCTCAATATAACTGCTC CTAAAAAAGTATCCCTTGTGGATGTTGGAATTGTGGGTGGATTGAGTGATGGATCCGATGAAAGGGAGAAAGGCCCTCCACCTTCATTTTACATGGGGAGAGCTATGGGTTCAGGATCTGGTCTTGGAATGGGTAGGTCTGGATTCACTCCTTCACAGCCAATAGCTGGAGACGACTTTTTCTCAAACCTTGGAAACCAACAACATCAATTTGGTGGGTTCCAAAAGTAA
- the LOC100789110 gene encoding clathrin interactor EPSIN 1 isoform X1: MDFMKVFDQTVREIKREVNLKVLKVPEIEQKVLDATDNEPWGPHGTVLAEISQATKKFTECQMIMNVLWTRLGETGKDWRYVYKALAVIEYLVAHGSERAVDDIIEHTFQISVRAILLYLVNLFLQLTTVLTSRIREYFLIIFFGLVKALSSFEYVEPSGKDVGLNVRKKAENIVSLLNDKDKIHEVRNKAAANRDKYIGVSSSGITYKSGSASSYGSGSSFQSSGKYGGFGSRDGDRFNDSYRDKGSYEEEKDYQGKSHHATAGDNQENSFKKGSARSASKSQENKSSRVSKSSTNANNYGSVPSQSSSVPANSTEDDMDDFDPRGTSTKTSAGNSNQVDLFGQDLIGDLMDAPTSVPVEKAATSNVPEVDLFADASFVSAEPHLDKGAISQPQAEVDLFSSQPAIPAVTPTVDLFSIPELAVQPNNKSEKSVPMNNSSIDPFAAVPLNNFDGSDIFGDFTSQSDSVSSQPSNNVVSDGKHDNVTGKSLADSKVSPKKDAFQVKSGVWADSLSRGLIDLNITAPKKVSLVDVGIVGGLSDGSDEREKGPPPSFYMGRAMGSGSGLGMGRSGFTPSQPIAGDDFFSNLGNQQHQFGGFQK, encoded by the exons ATGGATTTCATGAAGGTCTTCGATCAAACCGTTCGAGAAAT AAAGAGAGAGGTGAATCTGAAGGTGCTCAAGGTTCCGGAAATCGAACAGAAG GTGCTGGATGCAACTGATAATGAACCTTGGGGTCCTCATGGTACTGTGCTGGCAGAGATTTCACAGGCTACCAAAAAATT TACTGAATGCCAAATGATCATGAATGTCCTTTGGACAAGACTGGGTGAAACTGGAAAAGATTGGCGTTATGTATACAAG GCATTAGCTGTTATAGAATATTTGGTAGCACATGGATCTGAACGTGCGGTTGATGACATTATAGAACATACTTTTCAGATATCTGTAAGGGCCATTCTCTTGTATTTAGTTAATTTATTCTTGCAATTAACAACAGTGCTGACAAGTAGAATAAGAGAGtattttctcataattttcTTTGGATTGGTTAAGGCACTTTCTAGTTTTGAATATGTCGAACCTAGTGGTAAGGATGTGGGACTCAATGTAAGGAAGAAGGCTGAAAACATTGTGTCGCTTTTGAATGATAAAGATAAGATACATGAAGTCAGAAATAAAGCTGCTGCAAACCGTGACAA GTACATTGGAGTTTCTTCTAGTGGGATCACATACAAGTCTGGGTCAGCCTCCTCTTATGGTAGTGGCAGCAGCTTTCAGAGCAGTGGTAAATATGGAGGCTTTGGATCTAGAGATGGCGACAGGTTTAATGATAGCTATAGAGACAAAGGATcctatgaagaagaaaaagattacCAAGGAAAATCACACCATGCCACCGCAGGTGACAATCAAGAGAATTCCTTCAAGAAGGGTTCTGCTCGCTCTGCCAG CAAAAGTCAGGAGAACAAGTCATCTAGAGTATCAAAGTCATCTACTAATGCAAATAATTATGGTTCAGTTCCTTCTCAAAGTTCAAGTGTACCTGCAAACAGTACTGAGGATGACATGGATGATTTTGATCCAAGAGGAACTTCTACCA AAACTTCAGCCGGAAACTCTAACCAGGTTGATCTCTTTGGACAAGATTTAATCGGTGACCTCATGGATGCTCCAACATCTGTTCCTGTAGAAAAGGCAGCAACTAGTAATGTGCCAGAGGTTGATCTTTTTGCAGATGCATCATTTGTATCAGCAGAACCTCATCTGGATAAAGGAGCCATTTCTCAACCACAG GCTGAGGTTGATCTATTTTCTTCACAACCAGCCATTCCTGCAGTTACACCTACAGTTGACTTGTTTTCCATTCCTGAACTGGCAGTGCAGCCAAACAACAAGTCGGAGAAGTCTGTTCCTATGAATAACAGCTCTATCGATCCCTTTGCTGCTGTTCCTCTTAATAATTTTGATGGATCTGATATTTTTGGTGATTTTACTTCTCAATCTGATTCTGTGTCTTCACAGCCCTCCAATAATGTTGTCAGTGATGGCAAGCATGATAATGTGACTGGTAAATCTTTAGCAGACTCTAAAGTTTCCCCTAAAAAGGATGCTTTTCAGGTGAAGTCTGGCGTCTGGGCTGATTCACTAAGCCGTGGACTGATTGATCTCAATATAACTGCTC CTAAAAAAGTATCCCTTGTGGATGTTGGAATTGTGGGTGGATTGAGTGATGGATCCGATGAAAGGGAGAAAGGCCCTCCACCTTCATTTTACATGGGGAGAGCTATGGGTTCAGGATCTGGTCTTGGAATGGGTAGGTCTGGATTCACTCCTTCACAGCCAATAGCTGGAGACGACTTTTTCTCAAACCTTGGAAACCAACAACATCAATTTGGTGGGTTCCAAAAGTAA